In Chryseobacterium sp., the genomic window TTTTCAAAATTCGCGATATACCCCAAATTTTCCGGGTTTTGGTAAACCTTGATGAGGTTTGGAAATTGTGCTGTATACTCAGAAAGGATCTTTAAAGTACCATCAGTGGAACCGTCATCACAGATAACAATTTCAGATACGGACTTTGTCTGGCTGAGAATGCTTTCCAGCTGTTCGGCGATATAGTTCTCGCCATTATAGGTGCAAAGGGCTACAGATGAGGTCATTGCGGATGTTTTTCAGTTTTTTTCTGAAAAAGTTTATAATAATATTTTTTTAAAGCCAGGTAGCCGGATATAAATCTTCCACCTGTTATTTTATTAAATTCGTTTCTCATCTGTATGAATTGTGAGGAACGTACTTCAATAATGTGATAGGCCAGTCGGTCGTGGACATCATCACCATATAATTTTTTCAGCATCGGAAGAATTTTGATTCTCTGATGAAGAATTTTGTAAAGGTCAGAGGACATCGTGCTATGATTGTCTTCTTTACGGTAATGAGCCAAAGGTTCGTCTACAATAAGCGCTTTTGGGTTGTCTTTTGTGATATAGATCCACATCAGCCAATCTTCACAACTTGTTAAAGTCGTATCAAAAAGGAATCCTTCAAGCAGTTTACTGGAAATTAAAGCACAGTGGATCGGAATGCTGAATTTAAGATCCCATCCGAATACAATTCCTTCAAATGTTAAAAAATTCTGTTCAACACGGTTATAACCGGGATAGTGGGTTTGATTTTTATAAATTGTAAACTGGCTTACCATTAATGGATATGTTGTGCCATGGGAAAGACTTTCCGAAAATTTTTCCGGATGGATCATATCATCAGAATCTAAAAACTGTATATATTCTCCCGAAGCTTTTTCCAATCCGGCATTTCTTGCAGAAGAAAGTCCTCCGTTTTTTTTATAGATATAATGAAACCGGCTGTCTTTTTCTGCCCATTTTTTTGCCACTTCCTCTGTGTTATCGGTAGAACCGTCATTGACAATAATACACTCCCAGTTGATATGGGCCTGATTCATCACAGACTTCAGGCATTCATCAAGGTAGATGGCCTGATTGTAACATGGAACGATGACAGAGATTTTCGGATTCATTTTAAACAATTTTATTTAGAAGCTTGTACAGGCCGGCAGGGAGCCTGTTTTTTATTGCAAAACTTAATCTTTTAATGTGGAATGGATACTGTTGGTATGCATTACGATATTCCATTGAAAGATTTTTTCCTGATAGATAATATTTTTGAGTATGTCCGTTTACTCTGTCTTTTACAGCGCCTTCTTTATCAAACATAATCTGAAGTAAAATGGTTTCCATTTCAATCTTTTCTGCCCTTACTTTAGAAATATTTTCAGAATGTATTCGGTAATAAGCCAGTTTTTCAGGAATATAGGCAATCAAATATTTTTCACTGATCTTCAGCCAGCGGTAATAATCCTCTACAATAAACCGGGTGTCATATTTCCCGGTTTCTTTAATAACATCAGTTCTCAGTAATACTGTTAATGCTGCAATTCTGTTGCCTACGATCAGTTCTTTTCTGAAGAGAGAAGGAGCTATATTACCTAAGGTATCATAATCTGCAACATCTTTAATGATCCTGCTCTCATTGTCTACGGTATAGGTATTGGTGAATACCATTCCGTATTTCTCTCCTGCATCTTCAAGCTTGGAAACACTTTTTTCAATGGCTTCCGGATGTAGATAATCGTCAGCCGCAATAATCTTTGTGTATTTTCCTCTGGCCAGCTCCATGCATTCATTCAGCATTGCTGCTAAACCTGTATTTTGGTTATGGAAATTGGTTTCTGCGGAATAGTTATTCTCCTTTAGCCATTGTGTCATGACATCCGCCGAATGATCAGGAGAAGCATCATCCCCTACGATCAGTTGAATATTTTTGTAGGTTTGGTTTTTGATACTCTCCAGATTTTCCCTGATAAATTTTGAATGATTATAGGAAACGATAATGACGGTTACTAACGGCTGCTCCATTTAAAATTCATTTACAGCTTCAATGATTGCTTGTATCTCTTCTTCTTCTAAAACAGAAGAAATAGGAAGACTGAGAACTTCTTCATGCATTTTTTCAGTAATAGGGAATGAAAGGTGGTTGTATTCTTTATAGGCTTCCTGTTTATGAGGAGGAATAGGATAGTGAATAATCGTATGGATTCCCTTTTCCGTCAGGTAAGCCTGCAGCTCATCCCTTTTTTGTGCTCTGAGCACGAAAACATGCCATACATGTTCTTGCTCATTAACCGGATTTTCCGGAAGAATAATTTTGGGGTTATTGATTTCAGAAATAAATCTTTTTGCAATAAGTCTGCGGGTGTCATTTTCATGACCTATATATTTTAATTTTACATCTAAAACAGCAGACTGCAGTTCATCCAATCTGGAATTTAATCCCTTGTAAATATTTACATATTTCTGATTTGAACCATAGTTGGCAAGGGCACGGATCGTTTCAAATAAATCTTTATCATTGGTAGTTACAGCTCCTGCGTCACCTAAAGCGCCCAGATTTTTACCGGGATAGAAACTGAATCCAGCTGCATCCCCCAGATTTCCTGATTTTATGTTGTTCCATTCTGCTCCAATAGCCTGTGCATTGTCTTCTACAATTTTTAAGTTATGCTTTTGAGCAATATTTTTAAGCTCATCAGAAAAAACAATTCTTCCCTGAAGATGCACAATCAGAATAGCCTTGGTTCTTGATGTTATTTTTTCTTCAATTTTTGTAATATCAATATTATAGGTCATAGTATCAGGCTCTACAAATACGGGGATTAAACCGTTGTCTGATAATGCCAGCACGGATGCTATGTAGGTATTGGCAGGAACAATTACTTCATCGCCGGGTTTCATAACACCAAGTTCAATATAAGCACGGAAGATAAGACGTAAGGCATCTAAACCATTGGCCACTCCAATAGCATATTTTGAACCAATATAATGTGCTAAATTAGTTTCAAAGGTTTTAGTCTTTTCTCCTAAAAGATACCACCCGGATCTGAATGTGTCCAACAGTACTTCTTCTATTTCCTGCTGGTATTTGAGGTTTATTTTTTGTAAATCAAGGAATTTTATCATTATTGTTTTTTCTTTAAAAATTTTGCTGGGTTTCCTACCCATATTTCATTGGCAGGTATGTTTTTCGTTACAACACTTCCTGCCCCTACAAGTGCATTTTCGCCGATAGTAATTCCTGCAAGGATGGTTGCATTAGCTCCAATAGAAGCTCCTTTTTTCACAAGCGTTTTTTCCAGGGTAAAATCTTTATTTTTAGATTTAGGGAAAAGATCGTTTGTAAAAGTAACATTCGGGCCAATAAAAACATCATCTTCAAGATCAACACCATCCCAGATCTGAACCCCTGGTTTGATGGTCACATTATTTCCGATACTTACCTCATTTTCTATAAATACCTGACAGTTAATATTACAGTCTTTACCAATTTTTGCCCCTTTTAAAATGACGCAAAATTGCCACACAAAAGTTCCATTACCTATATTCTGGGATTGTACGTCAGCTAGAGGGTGTATCATACCTGATAGTTTTTAAATTCTTCAAAATCCCTAAAATAATCCTTTTCATCGTACAATTCTGAGGCTAAACACAAGAGTACGGCATTGTGAGAAAACTGAATATCCCGCCAAATCAATTGGGGAATAAACAATCCTTTAGTGGGGTGATCTAAAACAAAAGTTTCTTTATTTCCTTCTTTGTCTTCAGTATTGAAGGTTATTATTCCGGAAACAGCAAATATTACCTGTTGTAGTTTTTTATGAGCATGCCCTCCCCGGGTAACATCCTGTGGAGTAAAATAGGTCCAGTAAACTCGCTGTATATCAAACGGGACATTTTGTTGCGCTTCAGCGATTGTAATATAACCTAATTCCGAAGAACCTATTTTATTAAAAGTTAGTATTTGTGGACTTGTCATATTGGCCTTTTTTAGTAATGTAATAAATATAGAAAATTTGATATAATAAATCGTATTTAAGACTTTCAAGTAAGCTTCTTTTGCCTTTTAAATAATCGAAATCGATTGCGTTATATAGTAATTTTACCTTGTTTAAATCTTTTTTTGTTAGTTGAAATTTTTTTGTTTGCAGGTCGAAATAAAGATCGGTAATTTTTTTTAGTCTTCTGAACATATAATGTTCAAATATGTCTTTGTAGTCGGAATATATGCTTGCGTCAACCAGTAGTTTTTTTATGTAATAATCAACAGCATAAGTGTCTAGTAATCTTGGAGATATTTTATGGGTTACAGATTCTGAATGCTGCAGATAATAATATTCGCCGTCGCAGAAACTTACTTTTCTGCATTTGGTATATAAATACCTTGTAGCCACTTCATCAAAATTCATAAGCCCTTCAACGGTAACATCTTTGATCTGTTTGAAAATCTCAGTTTTCCACAAACAAAAATTATGAATCTTCCATTCTATTATTGTTTCTTTGAGTGCCTGGAGACCTGTAAGGATCCTTGAGTCATCCTTAATATCACTGACATCTTTATTTTCATCCACCACTACAAGTTTCATACGTACTGCGTCGATTTCAGGGGTGGATTCAATTTCTTTAACAGCTTTTTCAATAGCATCATGGCTTAAAGTGTCGTCATGGCCTATTAGAAAAGTGTATTTTTTTGAAAGGTATGGAAGTCCGGTTTTCAGACTTGTTTCTATTCCTCCATTCTGTTTATTAATGACAATTACCCTTTCATCTTTTTTGCTCCAGTTTTGAAGAATTTCCAACGTGTTGTCTGATGACCCATCATTTACGCAGATGAGTTCTATGTCCTTATAAGTTTGTGCAGCTAGTGAGTTTATCGTATCATCAGCAAATTTTGCGGAATTGTAAAAAGGAATTATAATACTAACCGACATTGTTTAATAAATTTTATAAATTAGCTGAGGTCTTATAATTCCAGGATTTTTTTCAAAAATACCATTCATTACTTCTCCTTCAATTTCAAAACCAAAATTATCAAAATGAAAAAGAAGGTCACGTCCGTTCTTTCCGAATATCAGCTTAAAATAGTAATTCCCCTCATTGAGCAAGTCTCCCGGAATTTCAAAATCAACATTATAAATCTTTTCTTCAGAATCTTTATTGGATGTTATAACTACACCGGCTGCAAATATATCAACATCTTCGGCGTTTTTTAAAATATATGAGATATCAATATTTTCATTGATGACAGCGTTTTTAAATGAAATAGATATTTTAACCCCGGAAGATATAGTAAGAATATTACCAATTAATGGTTTTGCTTCAAATTTGAGTATCTGGAGGTTGTCATTACCAATCACTTTTTCATCTGCTCCCCAAAGATAGTTTTTGGTAGAATTAAATGTACTTTGATATCTCATTACAGTTTCAAGGATGTTGCCTTCAAAAATAGCATTTCCTTGATGCATAAGGATTCCGTGAGTACATAATTCCTTTATGGCAGCCATATTATGACTTACGAAAAGGATTGTTCTTCCTTCTCCCTTGGTAACATCCCCCATTTTTCCTAGACATTTCTTTTGGAAATCAGCGTCACCTACCGCTAACACTTCATCTACAATTAAAATTTCAGATTCCAAATGTGCTGCTACAGCAAATGCCAGACGGACATACATTCCTGACGAGTATCTTTTTACCGGAGTATCAATATATCTTTCTACTCCTGAGAAGTCTACAATCTCGTCAAACTTTCG contains:
- a CDS encoding FdtA/QdtA family cupin domain-containing protein translates to MTSPQILTFNKIGSSELGYITIAEAQQNVPFDIQRVYWTYFTPQDVTRGGHAHKKLQQVIFAVSGIITFNTEDKEGNKETFVLDHPTKGLFIPQLIWRDIQFSHNAVLLCLASELYDEKDYFRDFEEFKNYQV
- a CDS encoding glycosyltransferase family 2 protein: MSVSIIIPFYNSAKFADDTINSLAAQTYKDIELICVNDGSSDNTLEILQNWSKKDERVIVINKQNGGIETSLKTGLPYLSKKYTFLIGHDDTLSHDAIEKAVKEIESTPEIDAVRMKLVVVDENKDVSDIKDDSRILTGLQALKETIIEWKIHNFCLWKTEIFKQIKDVTVEGLMNFDEVATRYLYTKCRKVSFCDGEYYYLQHSESVTHKISPRLLDTYAVDYYIKKLLVDASIYSDYKDIFEHYMFRRLKKITDLYFDLQTKKFQLTKKDLNKVKLLYNAIDFDYLKGKRSLLESLKYDLLYQIFYIYYITKKGQYDKSTNTNF
- a CDS encoding glycosyltransferase family 2 protein, with product MNPKISVIVPCYNQAIYLDECLKSVMNQAHINWECIIVNDGSTDNTEEVAKKWAEKDSRFHYIYKKNGGLSSARNAGLEKASGEYIQFLDSDDMIHPEKFSESLSHGTTYPLMVSQFTIYKNQTHYPGYNRVEQNFLTFEGIVFGWDLKFSIPIHCALISSKLLEGFLFDTTLTSCEDWLMWIYITKDNPKALIVDEPLAHYRKEDNHSTMSSDLYKILHQRIKILPMLKKLYGDDVHDRLAYHIIEVRSSQFIQMRNEFNKITGGRFISGYLALKKYYYKLFQKKTEKHPQ
- a CDS encoding glycosyltransferase, which gives rise to MEQPLVTVIIVSYNHSKFIRENLESIKNQTYKNIQLIVGDDASPDHSADVMTQWLKENNYSAETNFHNQNTGLAAMLNECMELARGKYTKIIAADDYLHPEAIEKSVSKLEDAGEKYGMVFTNTYTVDNESRIIKDVADYDTLGNIAPSLFRKELIVGNRIAALTVLLRTDVIKETGKYDTRFIVEDYYRWLKISEKYLIAYIPEKLAYYRIHSENISKVRAEKIEMETILLQIMFDKEGAVKDRVNGHTQKYYLSGKNLSMEYRNAYQQYPFHIKRLSFAIKNRLPAGLYKLLNKIV
- a CDS encoding ABC transporter ATP-binding protein, encoding MLALKAENISKQYRLGQVGTGTLSHDLNRFWHKVRGKEDPYLKIGETNDRTTKGDSEYVWSLRDINFEIEQGDAVGIIGRNGAGKSTLLKLLSKVTKPTTGKIYTNGRIASLLEVGTGFHPEMTGRENVYLNGAILGMTRKEITRKFDEIVDFSGVERYIDTPVKRYSSGMYVRLAFAVAAHLESEILIVDEVLAVGDADFQKKCLGKMGDVTKGEGRTILFVSHNMAAIKELCTHGILMHQGNAIFEGNILETVMRYQSTFNSTKNYLWGADEKVIGNDNLQILKFEAKPLIGNILTISSGVKISISFKNAVINENIDISYILKNAEDVDIFAAGVVITSNKDSEEKIYNVDFEIPGDLLNEGNYYFKLIFGKNGRDLLFHFDNFGFEIEGEVMNGIFEKNPGIIRPQLIYKIY
- a CDS encoding acyltransferase codes for the protein MIHPLADVQSQNIGNGTFVWQFCVILKGAKIGKDCNINCQVFIENEVSIGNNVTIKPGVQIWDGVDLEDDVFIGPNVTFTNDLFPKSKNKDFTLEKTLVKKGASIGANATILAGITIGENALVGAGSVVTKNIPANEIWVGNPAKFLKKKQ
- a CDS encoding DegT/DnrJ/EryC1/StrS aminotransferase family protein; this encodes MIKFLDLQKINLKYQQEIEEVLLDTFRSGWYLLGEKTKTFETNLAHYIGSKYAIGVANGLDALRLIFRAYIELGVMKPGDEVIVPANTYIASVLALSDNGLIPVFVEPDTMTYNIDITKIEEKITSRTKAILIVHLQGRIVFSDELKNIAQKHNLKIVEDNAQAIGAEWNNIKSGNLGDAAGFSFYPGKNLGALGDAGAVTTNDKDLFETIRALANYGSNQKYVNIYKGLNSRLDELQSAVLDVKLKYIGHENDTRRLIAKRFISEINNPKIILPENPVNEQEHVWHVFVLRAQKRDELQAYLTEKGIHTIIHYPIPPHKQEAYKEYNHLSFPITEKMHEEVLSLPISSVLEEEEIQAIIEAVNEF